The DNA segment GAATCCATGCAGACGGGCTGGGGCGCTCACAAGAAGCCGTGGATCCTCAACCCCCTGTACGCCAACCGCACGGTCCGGAAGGAGAACGGCAGGGTCGGGCGGACCACGGTCTGGTTCGACTCGTTCCGTGCCCTGCAGGGTTCCTGAGCGGCTCAGCAGCGGCTCGCCGGCGCTGCTCCCGTTCGCGCCCCCGCGCGGGCGCGTGCGGGGCAGTGCCGCCCAGCCGGTGGAATTCCGCGTCTTGGGGGAGTGACGTCTAGAGCAGTCCGTCGACCAGCTCGTCATACAGGCGGCCGGCCGTGGGAGAGTCGTGCAGGCGCCGCAGTTCCGCCCGGGAGATCTGCTTGCGGAAGGCGCCCTCGTAGGCGGCGTCGCCGGCGTTGTGCATCAGATCGGTGATCCAGGCCGCGTAGGCCTGGTAGTTCCAGATGTGGCGCAGGCAGGTGTCGGAGTAGCCGTCGAGCAGGCTCGCGTCGCCTTCCCTGACCTTCGCGATGATCGCGCGGGCGAACACCTCGGTGTCGTAGAGGGCGAGGTGGATGCCCTTGGCGCTCATCGGCGGGACGATGTGGGCCGAGTCGCCAAACAGGTAGAGGCGGCCGTGGCTCATCGGGCTGTACACCACGGACCGCAGGGGCACGATCCGCTTGTCGACGATGCGGCCGGTGGGCACGTCGGCGCCGAAGCGGGCCCGCAGTTCGCTCCAGACGCGCTCGTCCGGCCACTGCGCGGGAGTGTCGCCGGCCGGGCACTGGAGATAGAGGCGGCTGGCGTCCGCGCCGCGGGGGTAGCGTGCGGCCAGGCCACGGTCGTGGAGCGCCATACCGAAGGGGTCGGCCGGCACCTCGGCCATGACGCTGAGCCAGGAGTACTTGTACTCGTGGGAGTGGAGCGTGAGTGCGCCGGCGGGGACAGAGGCCCGGCTGACGCCGTGGAACCCGTCGCAGCCGGCGACGTAGTCGCAGGTGAGGGTGGTGGACGAGCCGTCGGGATGGCGGTAGTGGACCGTGGGGCGTTCGCCGTCGATGTCTTCCAGGCCGACGTCGAGGGCTTGGAAGCGCAGGTCGCCGCCGGCCTCCAGGAAGGCGTCGGTGAGGTTGCGGACCAGGGTCTGCTGAGGGATGAAGACCGCGTCGGTGTCGTCGTCCCCGAACCTGGTGGGGTACATGACCCCGTCGATCCAGGTGCCGCCGCTGATCTTCTTCGGGGAGGAGCCGTCCTTCACGACGTCCGCAAGCCCCCACTCACGGAACATCCGTACGCCGCGGCTGTCGACGGTGCCCGCACGCTGTCGCTTCTCGACGTATGCGCGGCTGTGCTTCCCCACGATGACGCAGCCGATGCCGCTGCGCAGGAGGAAGTTGCCGAGCGTGAGCCCGGCCACTCCGGCGCCGACGATGACGACGGTGGTGGTGTTCTCCGCTGTCTCAACCATGTGCGGGGTGGGCCTTTCGGCGAGAGGGACGACCGGCCGTGCCCCGCATGCTCGAACCCCGGCGGTGTCCACGTGACGCGGTGCGCAGGAGCGACCCAGGTTCCCCGCTCGGTCGTGGTGGCCACGGCCCCGGCGGCCGCGTACACCAACTGGCCCTCGGAGTGGGAGTGCGCTTCGAGCTGGAAGCCGTGCGAGATCCAGGCTCCGCCGTGCGGCGCGGTCGCCGGCGGCAGAGAGGATAACGGCCCGGATCGGCGGGTTTTGGGCATGGGGCGTCAACTTACCGGTACCCCTGGCCCAGAGCGCAGGTCCAGATCACGGGGTGCGGGGCGCCGGCACCGTCGTATGGATCGCCGTCGTAGGCCCAGCCTCCGGCTCTTGCCTGGTCGTTGACGGCCTCGGCGCCGGCCGGGCCGTCGGGGGCGAGGCCGGGGAGGGCGCGAAGCGGGCCGGAGCCCGGCCAGATCTGAGCCTGGTCGATGGGGGTGATCGGCGGGATGCCGTACGGGAACATCGCGGTGCCGACGGCCACGCCGCTGCTGGGGCTGATGTCGTTGAGCCAGCCCTTGCCCTCGTGAGCGGGGAGCCCTGGTATCTGGACGCCGTCCTTGGTGTAGGGGGCGTCCCAGTAGGTCTCGGCGGCCAGGTCCTGGTGGCTGGATGTGCGTTCACCGACGACGCGTCCGTGGTTGTCGATGGCGGACGGATACCAGTCCGTGTCGGTGTTGATCTCCACGGGCCTCAGGTCCCGTCCCGGGCCCGTGGTGCCACCGGGCCAGACCAGCCCGACGCTGCCGCTCACCTCGCTCACGCCGTCCGAGTACCAGGAGTAACCGAGCACCGTTCCACGGGAGTTGATT comes from the Streptomyces angustmyceticus genome and includes:
- a CDS encoding 4-hydroxybenzoate 3-monooxygenase, encoding MVETAENTTTVVIVGAGVAGLTLGNFLLRSGIGCVIVGKHSRAYVEKRQRAGTVDSRGVRMFREWGLADVVKDGSSPKKISGGTWIDGVMYPTRFGDDDTDAVFIPQQTLVRNLTDAFLEAGGDLRFQALDVGLEDIDGERPTVHYRHPDGSSTTLTCDYVAGCDGFHGVSRASVPAGALTLHSHEYKYSWLSVMAEVPADPFGMALHDRGLAARYPRGADASRLYLQCPAGDTPAQWPDERVWSELRARFGADVPTGRIVDKRIVPLRSVVYSPMSHGRLYLFGDSAHIVPPMSAKGIHLALYDTEVFARAIIAKVREGDASLLDGYSDTCLRHIWNYQAYAAWITDLMHNAGDAAYEGAFRKQISRAELRRLHDSPTAGRLYDELVDGLL